The sequence ACCCGGCGCCAAGGGTATGCAAGGCGGCGCAGACTTCATGATGGCATTCGGCTCCTCCCCGGCCACCAAGGCCCTCGTCGCCTACCTCACCGGCAAGGAAGGAGCTGCCCAGTGGGCCAAGGTCGGCTTTGACCTCTCGCCCAACAAACTCGCCCTCGGCAACTACTCCGACCCAGCCCTCATCAAGAAAGCCGAGGCCCTCGCCGCTGCCGCCGGCTTCACCCCCGACATCGGCGATACCATCCCGGCACCCTTCGGCGAGGCCGAGTGGAAGGCCATCGTGGATTACGTCAACGGCGCCGACCTGGATACCGCCCTGGCCGCCGCCGCTAAGGCCCAAGCCGACGCGCTGAAGAAATAGCACTGCACATACCCAACCCTCAGGGCGCTCCGTGGGGAGCGCCCTGAGGGGACCAGCGCAGGCGCGCCGCAACGGTTGTCCGATGGAGGAGATCAACCATGACACCCAAGGTCATGAAACAAGGCAAGTGGGTTCCCTGGCTCTATCTGTCAGCGGCCCTTGTAATTATGGCACTCTTCATCGTTTATCCGACCATCAACACGATCGTCCTGAGCCTTCGGGACAAGACCGGCGCGAACCCAGCGTCGGCCGACTGCCTCCCGGGTCAACCCTGCTGGGGCCTGTTTGAGAACTACCGATACGCCTTGACCGATTCGGAGATGCTCCAGGCCCTGCGCAACAATGCCCTCTGGATACTCCTGACCGTGCCGGGAACCGTAGCAGCGGGTTTGCTGTTCGCCGTGCTCACCGACAGGGTGCGATACGAGCGGTTCGCCAAGACCATCGTCTTCTTGCCCATGGCCATATCCTTCGTCGGCGCAAGCGTTATCTGGAAGTTCGTCTACCATCTGGAATCCGGCAGCGGGCCACAAATCGGCGTGCTCAATGCCGTTCTTGTAAGCCTTGGGGCGAGCCCCGTTGCATGGCTCACCAACAAGAGTTGGATCGTCAACAACATCTCCCTGTGGGTCGTCTGGATTTGG comes from Chloroflexota bacterium and encodes:
- a CDS encoding sugar ABC transporter permease produces the protein MKQGKWVPWLYLSAALVIMALFIVYPTINTIVLSLRDKTGANPASADCLPGQPCWGLFENYRYALTDSEMLQALRNNALWILLTVPGTVAAGLLFAVLTDRVRYERFAKTIVFLPMAISFVGASVIWKFVYHLESGSGPQIGVLNAVLVSLGASPVAWLTNKSWIVNNISLWVVWIWLWAGFCMTILSAALKAVPGEIIEAGRVDGATEWQVFWRIMFPVILPTITVVATTMTINVLKVFDIVFVMTNGLNGTEVIANRMFKFIVTNQGRSTAIAVLLIALTIPIMIINVRRFREQERMR